The region AGCCTCATCAACATTTGCataatatttaatgaaaaatcgtgCATGTCCATTTGGATCAAAGTCGTCGTTGTTCGGTTGTTAAgcttcgtgtttacagttatttggaacaaacctgtAGAATATATTATGTTTGGATTGGATGCGTGGCGTATTAAagttttcattacattttaatttatgacACTGCGAATCACTGCTGAATCACcgataataataatacaaatCCAAAAGTATCGATAACTGTTATGTTAGGTATTTGTAAACTCTCAGTCAGTTCATACAAAggcgaaaaacgaaaataatgaaatacaCACAACGGTTTGCTTATCAAACCAACGAGCTCAACACAAGGAAtgcaattttcagataaacCAGATAAACTGACAGAGCGAACTCcccataatttttttgttactaTTTACTCACCACATATGACAAACGTTTTGAATTCTTGGCAGCAGTCGACTTTCAAATTGGTCTTAACTATTTTTTTAGACTTTTACGAAATGTCTGTAAAGAGATTGAATTTGaatctcatttttaaataattaagaatttcacgaaaaaaaaacaattcgatcATTGTCGTAccatattttttcttcaaaggGAATGGCACTGACTATTAACGTTAAAAGGAAACCAATGCTGAAATTCGTGAACAATGTCATCAACGCAATGTATCACAATACAACCGATCCCTTTTGGACTGGACGAGTTAtggattatttatttgatGGTATCGAAATTGACTGCACATCGGAATATTTTGGAGCCAGAGCAGTgtgttcaatttttgaatcCGGCGACATAAAGTCTATAATACCATTACGCGAAAATTTCTTCAAGTTTTCAGTTTTGGGAGGTGTAAGTGCAACACTCATTTGACTTAAATTACACTgccataattttttgtttcaattttcactAAGTCCCTTATGAAAATTACGGCAGTACAGTCCTAAGgtccaaaaatttaattttctcagaTGAATGGAACTGGAACAGACATGTACGAAGTTAAACGTGGCGTAAAGAATTCCCGTGACGTTGGTCGAATTGTAAGTTTTGATAACAAAACGGAAATGGATGTATGGGGCGGAGATGAATGTAATCGTTACAAGGGCACCGATTCAACTATATTTCCACGTGATATACAAAAAGAAGATGGTTTGTGGAGCTATGAACCGGAGATATGTATGTCAATTGGTGCTCATTATGATAAGGAATCTAATTACCAAGGAGTACCGACTATCCGATTCGCATTGGATTTTGGTGATGCTAGAAAGAATAAAGATTTGCAATGCTATTGTGGAGATCCACCGAACGATTGTCCGAGACGAGGTGATTATCGAACTATATCTGATGGCTCTCGGGCTTCAGTTCAGTgtcgaaaaaaacgaaataaaaatagtTTGTCGAGGAGGAATTAGTTCCTCGgttaaattaattgtttgaGGTCAAGGATCACTTTAAGCCAATTCTCTTTCAGGAACGCGAAATTTGTTCGATTGTATTGATGCACCACTCATATTAAGCTTACCACACTTCTACAATGCCGATCCATCAATACTTTGCCAATTTCAATCCGGGCTAAATCCGAATCAAAATGACCATGCGTTCTATATGGATTATGAAAGAGTTCGGTGATAGTAAAGTGTATGTGAACGAAACTGAGATTCTTGTTTTGATATTAATAGGCCTCAGGAAGTGTACCTAATGCTGCCAAACGATATCAAATCAATATGGATGTTGTGCCAATAGACGAGGTTGAATCAATGAAGCATTTACCGGAAGTTATAATGCCTTTATTTTGGATCGAAGAAATCACAACATCAGCGCCACTTAAAAACTATACTCACACCAATACGcaaaatttccaacaatacAATTTGTGAGTCATGTTTTACAATAAGTATTTAGACTAAGATTTCTGAAACTAAAACAAAGCATAGTGATGAAATAATGGACTGAGAACCAGGATGCATAGCATATTAGTCCTTCATAAGGCTGCATGAAAAGCCTTTTTGTTCTACCGCTTGTTTTGTTGAGTCCTAGAAGAAGCTTAACAAGTATATATCTCGGCCGGCACACAAACTTACATTGAAGGTATTGGTCCATGGTCCAAATGACGATTggaatttaaaaatacaatttttatttgaaaggccTCTATTTCCAAATAGCTCAAATATTCAACTTAAAACAGGCTCTTTACGTTTACAGACCACTTTCTCTAGTAATTCCTATGGGTATTTATGGCATCGAGGGCAAAGTAGGCTCTacatgtgtaattatgacacgaggccgcaCATCGAGAGAGTAATGAAGAATGTGCTACATCTGAAGTTCGCAGTTTTCAAACATTAAGATACTGAGTTGACGCAGGTCGCAGGCagtgtgtcataatacacatcgtgagcctaattaAGTACATCGCACCGAAATTCATACAGAGGGATCTAAATGTCGCAGTTTTCGAGCATTATGATTTTTAGTTgcataaattatatttgaataCTCATAATCATTTGTCGCAACCAACATAAAAGTAACGAAtaataacgaaaataaatgtaTATTATTCCAATTTCTATGTTTAAAGGATTCTTCAAATAATACAATGGCTGGCAATTATTCCTGGTACAGTTGGTACAATATTTTCAACGTATATGTACTTCAAAATTCGGAGAGCCACAACTGTAATACATATTAAGAATGGAGGAGAAAATGCGACGATAACTTCGAATTCGAATGCTGccgtttacaaaatttcttgAGTTTGAATTAACCTTTCACAATCGGCTGTTTCAcctaataaaaatatttaaatcaaaccaaaaaaaaatattcgataaAAGTGAAGCGATCCGTCTGTGAATCGTCTTAGTAGAAAATTACGTTTAAGTGTTGCATTGAGTTGCAATGTTAAAAATCATGTACTTCCGActtagtaaaattaaaattatcacTCACTTGAAACacgttttattaaaaatgtaataggGTGAGTGTACCAATCCTCGGACAAGAATTAGTCATCGGACACCTATTGTTCTTtaattcataaactttttttatgaatgagagaACAATAGGTGTCCGACGACTCATTCTTGTCAGAGGATTGGTACGCTCACCCTATGTTTGATGAAATCTTATGAGAAAGAGGCAATTTttgcgaaaacattttcttgaattttcgcACCTTTTTCTCGACTTTGCCATATTTCCCTtaacttttacaaaaaaaaaaaaattattggaaaattcttgaaattattagtaaatgttggaaaatatgggaaaatgttgtAAGCTAAACTAGAACCTAAAATTTAACtttgctaaaatttaattttcatgtgtcggggccgaaaatgatatttttctcaggttttcgaccccttacatgaaaatttttttgagtatctgttttggacgatcgattttaggcactttcgcatgtagccctcacttagTTTAggctacaacaagcgaaattgcctaaaaacaatcgtccaaaacagatacacaaataactattaatttattttccgacaaatatttcaatcaattcaattcaggGCCTAATATATTcggaatgtttatttttaaattctcaaatattccaaAACTCTAGAGTCTAGATTTAAGAGTATTAAGAGTATTAAGaattaattcctaaaaattcttagaaattctcacaattcgagaaaaacatcaaaaacatTATAGTATGTTtcgtcactgtttgtaaatatttgtttaggcaagtgttaggtttgcggaacgagctgaaggcgagtggagtaatcacacgtgCATTTACAAGCAGGGACGTAacacattattattattttttttaattcatttattttatcattccTTTATTATAATGTGGGGAATACTATTAGTATATGCGAAACAAATCACAAATTAATCTTACAGATAAAtacaaatacattttcatcgaaaacttggtctaagaaattttagttcagCGATTAGAAATCAAATCTTTGTCTAAGCGTTAGGCTATATCAcagtcaaataaataaataagttcAAATTGCACATCTCAATTCAAGTAAAAGTAAGGCGATATCACATTATAATCACTGGCACCTTTCATCACTTCGATCTTCAACTTAGACCTGAAAGTTTTTATACACTTCAAACTTCGAAGGTTATTACAGAGGCTGTTGTATTCATGCGTGGCTTGTTTCAAGATTGGATGATAGTCGGGGCATCTTAAGTTGTCCGCATGGCGAGTATGGTGGGAATGAACATCGCCATTGTGTCGAATTGTGAAATTGTGCTTAGTTAGTCCATTCACGATCTTGTGGAGTTGAGCGACCCTTTCGACGACAGCAAGTTTTTCAACAGGTAGAAAACTCATTGAGTAAAGATACGTTGACCGCGTCAGATGTGGTAAACGATACAGAGCCTTAATGCAACGATTCTGTAGTCTGCAGCCGATTCAATTTTGCTTTGGATCCGGCACTATATATCGGCAGCATATATGCAATGTGGCTCTGTACATACGCGAAGTAAAGTTGTTTCCGCTTTTCAATCGGGACATATTTGCCTCTTTTCCACATCAGTGGGATAAACGGACGTATCATTTTCATCACATGATCGATGTGCTGCTTAAATGACAGATTTTCGTCCAGAACTAGGCCGAGATATTTAAAAGTTCTGACTCGTATGATGTAATCGtcatttattttgatgttgAAGTCTGGAAGATGCCTCGATTTTCCAAAAGTCATGTAGCACGTTTTACCGACATTCATAGTCAGGACGTTGCGGCAGAGCCAGTCATTCAATATTAAAGTGTCCCTTTGCATTGCGTTTTCAAGTTCCTCTGGGGTATCAAATACGTAGTACAGCGCGGTGTCATCAGCatacaatagtattttacccAGCAACCCAAGTGTTAGCATGTCGGCGATATATATGAGGAAATGTAACGGTCCCATTTTCGAGCCTTGGGCTACTCCCACGGAGATGCTTCGCAAACTGCTACAATTTTTGCCAATAACGGTGGCCGTGGTTCGATTGCAGAGGTAACTCATCATTAGATCAACAGCTCTTTCGGAAAGACCGATCCGTCCCATTTTGAGTGACAATCGTTTCGGATCCACGGTTTCGAAGGCACGTTTCAAGTCAATGAATATGACATATGACAACCACATATTTTTTCCTGAATGTTGATTGAAGGATATCGACGAGTTGATAGGCAGCTGACAGACAACTTGAATGGCGGATAAATCCCAACTGGTTTCCTTTGAAGAAATTCAATCCGTTGAGGTACTCGATTATTACATGTTTGTAGgcggtaagtgcattttccctgtcacaaacagtgatgtaaagtgcactttaccgtgcataagcatgtaatatgtaaattattatgattaattgattgaaaaactgtgaacatattgattttattgatgttTGATAATGTCATCGAATTGCAATATTTGGCGGAAAGACCCAAAATCCCAGAAAAATTTACTCATTTTCGCTTGTGGCTCATGTAACTTACTTCTTCCATCACCAAAGCTGCTTTGGCAAAGCATTTCTTTAATCATAAAATGGTTTTCCTTAGAACAAAACCGATGTGCTTGCCGGCTATGAAAGAACGGTTTTCCAGCTTTTCTCCGTGTATTCATTTAATCCTGCCATCTATGTAGTGAAAATAACAACCAATCCATATCGTTAACATATGATTTTGACGTCTACCCAAAGTGCGAAGTAAAATACCAAACGAAAGTCATTTATACATTCttccaaattaaatattttaaagtctaataattttttgccTGTTTTTATGGCAATATTGTAGCCATTAAGATAAATACAAGGGAAGCACTCACATTTTTCGGATAACTCTGAAGGTAAGGTAATTTTGTGTatagaaatttcaaaatagtttAGACACAGTGATGATGAAGTGTCATTGACACTTTgttgttttctattttgtttattttttttgtcgaatgCAGTTACTGTAACATCAAAACTATAATTGTGTTGTAATCGGAgcttgtttgtttgttattaATTTCACTTGCTTTTGTATTCTTGTTAAATTTGTGATCGAAACTTACCAAATATTTTCGATCATTTAGCCTTATAACAATCGGGAACaaagaacaaaatgtttactGGCGCAGAGTCACATAAATCTTCATTTTTGGAACAGACTAAAGCAGCCAGAGAAGAACGAGCGTTGGAGAAGAAACGCGACAATGCGATCATCGTTATTCAATCTCAAGTGCGCGGGTGGTTAACTCGTCGGAGTTACCTGAAAAGAGTTTTGTAAGTAATTCTCGtatgaatttttgaatggGTCGTTTGTCTTTCTGAATGAGAAAAGTTTGTTTCACTGCAATCATTATGCATCTATGAATAGAAGATAAGACTGTTGTTATGTAGCAGTTGTCAGACTATTTCGGTATGAATGTGATATCGAGTGAAATACATTTCCCTTTGAAAGTATTTAATTGGTTGACGATTCAATTAAGAGGGTGGCAATCAATCAATCAGTTTCGTTTCGTTGCAATCCTTGAGTTCTGTTCCTCAAACCAACTGTTTCTTCATACTCAATACCAATATATTTCCATTCAACAGATCCGAATTCGATGAACTTATACCGGAATCATTGGACTTATCCACAAATGTCACCGATCTGAAACCATGCATCGACATCTATCACGCATCCAGCCGTTTCCTCGTTCAATTTGTGAAGGCCAAACATTTGTACTACGATCGCCTCGAACGATTGTGTCGCTACCTCATCGCCAGCCTCGAGTCAGAATCGCCGAAAACTAGTTTCATCGGTGTGACCCTGAATAAAGATTTGAGCATACCATGGATTCGACACATCAAAATGTTACTGTACGAATGCTGCGAA is a window of Bradysia coprophila strain Holo2 unplaced genomic scaffold, BU_Bcop_v1 contig_350, whole genome shotgun sequence DNA encoding:
- the LOC119081115 gene encoding sensory neuron membrane protein 1-like, producing the protein MYEVKRGVKNSRDVGRIVSFDNKTEMDVWGGDECNRYKGTDSTIFPRDIQKEDGLWSYEPEICMSIGAHYDKESNYQGVPTIRFALDFGDARKNKDLQCYCGDPPNDCPRRGTRNLFDCIDAPLILSLPHFYNADPSILCQFQSGLNPNQNDHAFYMDYERASGSVPNAAKRYQINMDVVPIDEVESMKHLPEVIMPLFWIEEITTSAPLKNYTHTNTQNFQQYNL